The Lepisosteus oculatus isolate fLepOcu1 chromosome 4, fLepOcu1.hap2, whole genome shotgun sequence genome window below encodes:
- the ccdc66 gene encoding coiled-coil domain-containing protein 66 produces the protein MKDMNLGDGLKFEIQDGKPKLILSNYGLEHKNSKKINYRARTQKVPLKSKQVAEELGTEKAQRAPVKRTGPKTTASEAEVVELESREGLKVPGKAGVGTVKENPKTGCIHTTAAVKTQTNKRTEGPRQPISGPRKVSAETLRESLVCLTQEQLQQILSTISQASRSVPRDLSAHSQLPPGSGGETKEVTANSGDSKDETAGGLPQDSPRPSSHSTKSAGEENVPDPGKDDRVILHTSGLFSTLGERERGRDALEAKRAHWKKELDEQMALKKQQKDPSDPLTEYNPWGKLGAGAPAKPNAGSAQTRSEEERTVKTGTGLESTHTEPTAQSYSFSHPDLPAAIRSAFVLGEAAPLEHAFSAKKREQQRQWLQELDKQREEAKLRKIQEKSDKSQAEDHDRWAMHFDSLQKRIPLQLPLACETVNPEQLSPRSSTHPLSPLGAPSVACDSAIHLGEDSMGRASVDTTVGTTQKNSYLRTMTALLDPAQIDERERKKLKQLEHQRAIEAQVAERRQQRELEEQARRAEEQAEELRLARERERLHQQYENDELQQRRKEELQTRKTEELYMSVQRAQEQALKDKQQQRIRDLARKGHDVTNLQRGLEGSTSREIIPGSCCTREEAEAPEDINQENPTAESPRKDTAVQTDLEMLNMGLEAAPAADGGLLPQTPEIPTEYRHLHSAKKAKREPRVMGKENVYREQGDLYEAFARTGRRQGQSGPREERKPGWNSQKPSRPFVPASERYPHGLQQERQESRLRRQLELLTLAERNAPSRPAAGLPSPPPSQQPPQPAPRLRPPTHRKEEHLQRNLLKHTNPYADNRASSPPVPAVKHRLQQMHYRPVNPSQPVAQASPASTAALQDRRCTPAPPVPIERPPSSHFVPYVRTDEVYQLDPHAPLSRPPTRGLHHGEHPQPTAPSHDRDPLLHPELLKNRDRQQAILKGLSELRQGLLQKQRELESGFSPLLLHQEENPPLSFQ, from the exons GGATGGTCTGAAGTTTGAAATTCAGGATGGGAAACCCAAGCTCATTTTGTCAAATTATG GGTTAGAACATAAAAATTCAAAGAAG ATTAATTACCGGGCGAGGACACAAAAAGTCCCATTGAAGTCAAAGCAGGTGGCCGAGGAGCTGGGAACCGAGAAGGCCCAGAGAGCCCCAGTGAAACGCACGGGGCCGAAGACGACAGCTTCTGAAGCAGAGGTCGTCGAGCTTGAAAGCCGGGAAGGCTTAAAGGTGCCCGGGAAAGCAGGGGTGGGCACGGTGAAAGAGAACCCCAAAACAGGGTGCATTCATACCACAGCCGCAGTCAAGACACAGACAAACAAGAGGACCGAGGGGCCCAGGCAGCCCATCTCGGGACCCCGGAAGGTGTCGGCGGAGACTCTGAGAGAAAGTCTAGTCTGCCTGACCCAGGAGCAGCTCCAGCAGATCCTCAGCACCATCAGCCAGGCATCACGGAGCGTCCCCCGAGACCTGAGTGCACATAGCCAACTTCCACCAG GATCTGGAGGAGAAACAAAAGAAGTCACGGCCAACAGTGGGGACTCTAAAGATGAGActgctggaggtctcccacagGACAGCCCACGCCCCAGTTCTCACTCCACAAAAAGCGCTGGTGAAGAAAATGTACCTGACCCTGGCAAAGACGACCG GGTAATTCTGCACACCTCTGGTCTCTTCAGCACCCTGGgggaaagagagagggggagagatgCCCTGGAGGCAAAAAGAGCCCACTGGAAGAAGGAGCTAG ATGAACAGATGGCCCTCAAGAAGCAACAGAAAGACCCCTCGGATCCACTCACAGAATATAACCCTTGGGGCAAACTTGGGGCTGGGGCTCCTGCCAAACCCAATGCTGGGAGTGCACAAACTAGG AGTGAAGAGGAGAGGACAGTGAAGACTGGCACAGGCCTGGAGAGCACACACACGGAGCCCACAGCCCAGAGCTACAGTTTCAGCCACCCGGACCTGCCAGCAGCTATCCGATCCGCCTTCGTCCTGGGG GAGGCTGCCCCCCTGGAGCACGCCTTCAGCGCCAAGAAGAGGGAGCAGCAGAGACAGTGGCTGCAGGAGCTGGACaaacagagggaggaggcgaaACTGCGCAAGATCCAGGAGAAGAGCGACAAAAGCCAG GCTGAAGACCATGACCGCTGGGCCATGCACTTCGATTCTCTTCAGAAAAGGATCCCTCTCCAGCTTCCCCTGGCCTGTGAGACTGTGAACCCTGAGCAGCTGAGCCCCCGCTCCAGCACCCACCCCTTGTCACCTTTGGGTGCCCCATCTGTGGCCTGTGACAGCGCCATCCACTTGGGGGAAGACAGTATGGGCAGGGCGAGTGTGGACACTACAGTGGGGACCACACAAAAGAACAG CTACCTGCGCACAATGACTGCACTGCTGGATCCCGCCCAGATCGACGAGCGAGAGAGGAAGAAGCTGAAGCAGCTGGAGCATCAG CGCGCTATCGAGGCCCAGGTGGCCGAGCGGCGCCAGCAGCGGGAGCTGGAGGAGCAGGCGCGCAGGGCGGAGGAGCAGGCGGAGGAGCTGCGGCTGGCCCGCGAGAGAGAGCGGCTGCACCAGCAGTACGAGAACGACGAGCTGCAGCAGAGACGGAAGGAG GAGTTGCAGACGCGGAAGACGGaggagctgtacatgagtgtgCAGCGGGCCCAGGAGCAGGCCCTCAAGGACAAGCAGCAGCAGCGCATCAGGGACCTGGCCAGGAAAGGACACGATGTCACCAACCTGCAGAGGGGGCTGGAGG GCTCTACAAGCAGGGAAATCATCCCAGGCAGTTGCTGTACCCGAGAGGAAGCAGAAGCCCCTGAAGATATAAACCAAGAGAATCCCACTGCCGAGTCTCCTAGGAAAGACACAGCAGTGCAAACAG ACCTAGAAATGCTGAACATGGGTTTAGAAGCCGCCCCTGCAGCAGATGGAGGACTACTGCCTCAGACACCAGAGATCCCCACAGAGTACAGGCACCTGCACAGCGCCAAGAAGGCCAAGAGGGAGCCCAGGGTGATGGGGAAGGAGAACGTGTACCGGGAGCAGGGAGACCTGTATGAGGCCTTTGCTCGGACGGGCAGGAGGCAGGGCCAGAGTGGCCCAAGAGAAGAGAGGAAGCCCGGGTGGAACAGCCAGAAGCCCAGCAGACCCTTTGTCCCAGCCTCCGAGCGCTACCCGCACGGGCTGCagcaggagaggcaggagagccgGCTGCGcagacagctggagctgctcacGCTGGCGGAGAGGAACGCCCCCTCCAGGCCAGCTGCCGGCCTGCCGTCTCCTCCCCCTTCCCAGCAGCCCCCACAGCCTGCACCCAGGCTCCGCCCCCCCACCCACAGGAAG gAAGAACATTTGCAAAGAAACCTACTGAAGCACACAAATCCATATGCAGACAACAG GGCCTCCTCTCCCCCAGTTCCTGCAGTGAAGCACCGACTCCAGCAGATGCACTACAGACCAGTGAACCCCTCTCAACCCGTTGCCCAGGCTTCGCCGGCCTCCACCGCAGCGCTACAGGACCGCCGCTGTACCCCAGCGCCACCAGTGCCCATTGAGCGGCCTCCTTCATCCCACTTTGTCCCCTACGTCCGCACAGATGAGGTGTACCAGCTCGATCCCCATGCCCCCCTCTCCAGACCCCCCACAAGGGGACTGCACCATG GTGAACACCCCCAGCCTACTGCTCCCAGTCATGACAGAGACCCTCTGCTGCACCCAGAGCTACTGAAGAACCGAGATAGACAGCAGGCCATTCTCAAAGGGCTGTCGGAGCTGCGCCAG GGACTGCTGCAGAAGCAGAGAGAACTGGAGTCAGGATTCAGCCCTCTGCTGCTTCACCAAGAGGAAAACCCACCTCTTTCCTTCCAGTAA